TCCACCTCCCATCACTGAGAATTCAACTCCACTCCGGCTCCACCTCCCCGCAGACGGCGTCAGATGCCACAGATGACGCGTTCAGTCCCACAGGACCGCCTCCCCACCTTCAGACAGCAGCTGCAAGCCCAGCTGGTCCCCTGCGCCTCTGGCTGACCGGGTGCAGACCGGAGGGTCCCACCACCCCCTCCGTGGGTGCAGGGGATTGGCTACAGCGACTCTCGGATGGCAGAGAAGCATTTTCCTTACTAGATGCTGGTTTATTGGGAAAGGACAGAACTcaggaggagcaggtggagagacGCAGAGGTGGGTACGTGTGGGGAGGAGTGGAGAGCATCCGGCCCTCCGGGTAccccggcccccccccccgaTTCCCCATGCGCTCACCAATCCTGAGGCTCCCTGAACCCCGTCCTTCATTACCCAGGCGTAATGGCTTGGCCACCGGGGCTGGGACCTCCAGTCCCTCTCCTGGACGCTGGGGCGTGGATGGGACGATGGGGCTGGAggtcccaacacagggctggttCCCCGGAGATCAGCCTCCCACTTAAGGCTAACTTGGGGCTTTTGGAAAGTCAAATTTAACAGAACAATAGGCCCTTTATCGCTCTCATCACAAGAATTTTCCaggttttaggagttctgtgccaGGAGAAGACCAGATACATCTTCCTTTCCccatccattccttccttccttccttccttccttccctcttttccctttcttgattttacttatttcagagagagagagagagagagaggggcaaagggaaaggaagagaaagaagcaggctccccgcagagcagggagcccgatgggatcacaacctgagccgaaggcaggtgcctaaCCAGCTAAGCTATACAGGCGccttaaatatttcttactataaaCCCCAAGATCACACCATAGATATGTTTAAATCTTAAGCAAATAGTCACCTTACACTAAAGGATAAAGAAATCTAATAAATGAAGCTCAATAGAGAACCAAATGAATCTTCTAGAACAGGTTTCCCGGGGCCTTATGTACCCCAGGTCTGCCGGCCTGCCTGACCTGCACTGTAAGAGGACCGTGACTGAGGACGGCTGTCACCATCACCGGCCCCAGAGCTGTCCttgcctccctctccacctggaAGCGtccccctctcctgctgtccttTACCCCTGGGCCATGTGCTCAGTCAGGGCCCTCCCTAGTCAGCCTATAGTGCAGCAGGCGGAGAGCCCACCCAGGCAGCAGTAAAGGGTAGCCAGCTGGCACCTGAACCTCTCTCCTACTGTCATGACCATGTAAAAACGGGAAGTAGAACATCAGGATCCTGGAGGTGTGGAGATTCCTATTAAGAGGCTGGAGATGGgaacacctggggggctcagtcacagGGGAGGAAAGGTCTGGCACCGTGGGGAGAAGGAGGCTATGGTGGAGGCTGGACTGGATTGTTCCAGATCAGCCGTCATGGGGGTGTCCCGGGAACAGGGAGCTACACATGCCGGGCTGCCTCTGGCAGCTCATGGAGGCCACCCCGTCTGCCTTCTCACGTCTGACAGACACCCAGATGGCCGCGTGGAAACCGCTGAGGGTGTGGCCTTCTCTGCAGCCACCCTGCGCTGGCCCAGGTTCACGGCCCCTCCGGCAATCCGACTCCCGCCAGCCCGTCTGGGCCTCCCACTGGCAGCTGTGTAGACCATCCAACGGGCTCCCTTCCACAGTGACTCCCCAGCGCCGGAAGCATGAAGCCCAGGCTCTCTGGCGACAGGCTCTGGGCTACCTGATCTCGTCAGCCGTGTCTCCCACGCTGGCTTGGAGACCCATGGAACACACGCTCCCCAGCACGCAGCACAGTTAGGCTTCTGTACCTTTGTATTGTTCTTTGTTCTTGGGAGattcttcccctttctccgtcAAACTTCcccttgacttttcttttttttaagtaggctccagtgtggagcccaaagtggggcttgaactcatgaccctgatcaaggcctgagctgagatcaaaagtcagcagcttggggcgcctgggaggctcagttggttaggtgcctgtgttgggctcaggtcatgatctcaggatcctgggattgaccccctcttcaggctccctgctcagcgggaagcctgcttctccccttgcctctgCCTATGACTTACTTCCCTCTACTTGTGccgtcaaataaagaaaatctttaaaaaaaaaaaaaagatgtgacacCCAGGACTCCAAGATGGCGTCAGTTGTACCCTTGAAGGAGAAGAAGCTCTTGGATGTGAAACTAGGAGAGCTGCCCAGCTGGATACTGACGCGGGATTTCACCCCTAAGAGCATTGCTGGCGCatttcaaagaggttactaccggTATTACAACAAGTATGTCAATGTGAAGAAAGGGGGCGTCGCTGGGATTTCTATGGTGCTGGCAGCTTATGTGGTCTTCAACTACTTTCGTTGTTTTAAGGAACTCAAACAGAGCGGCTCCCGCAAGTACCACTGCAGAGGGCCCAGTGTGGAGGCACACGCGCGGCATTCCTGACCGTGACCTTTGCTTGGCACCCTTGAATCCTTTCATATCCTAATTCAGAATTAACGTCCAACTGGTACtcggaaaaagaaaaagatgcttaacccactgagccacccaggcaccccgaactGTCCCTTAACTTTCAAGTTCTAGCTCACCAATCTCTTCTCCGCAGTGCCAAGagctccttttaaattttttttttttttttttttttaacccaggtcatgatcccagggtcctgggatcaagtctcacattgggctctagGCCTGCATTGGGATtactgttcagcagggaatctgcttttccctctcctcctgcacacccccaccctgcttgtgctctctcaaaatttttttttaatttttaatttttattattttaatttttttaaagattttatttattcatttgacagggagagatcacaagatggagaggcaggcagagagagagagagagagagagagggaagcaggctccctgctgagcagagagcccgatgcggggctcgatcccaggaccctgagatcatgacctgagccgaaggtggtggcctaacccactgagccacccaggcgccctcaaataaaatcttaaaaaaatttttgtttaaaaactttctaggattgggacgcctgggtggctcagttggttaagcagctgccttcggctcaggtcatggtcccagcgtactgggatcgagtcccacatcgggctccttgctccgcagggagcctacttctccctctgcctctgccttccactctgtctgcctgtgcttgctctcactctctctctctctctgacaaataaataaaatctttaaaaaaaaaaaaaaaaaactttctaggattgactggatggctcagtggtttgagcctctgccttccgctcaggtcctgatctccagcccgcatcaggctctctgctcagtggggagccagcttcctgaacctctatctgcctgcccctctccctattgtgatctgtcaaatgaataaaaaatcttaaaaaaaataatttctacacccaaagtggggcttgaactcacaaccctgagatcactactgAGCTCATGCTCACTACTGGGCCAGCCGGGGCCCTAGGGATCCTAACAAACCGCACCTTGTCAGTGTCTGCACAGCAGGCCCTCGGCAGATGGTGGCTGAATGAAAGGCTGACCCAGGAACAGGGATCAACCTTCATGCCCCGCTCTACTCTGGGCACTCAGCTGGGAGTGAAGGTGGAAGATGCGGGCATAGGACTCAGGAGATGCTGAGAACGGCCATGAGCAGCAGGAGGGCCTGGAGAGCCTGAGGCTGGTTTGGAGCTCCTTGTGCCCAATACTGGAAATGCACTTCTTCAGGAGGCAGGATGGATCTAGTGGAGCTCCCCTGCCCCGCCCGCCTCAGGGTTCACAGCGAGGGTTCACGCAGATGCTGGAAACGGCAGCCCCAACTTGGTCTTAGCTCACTCCACGGCAAGAGATGGGTGTAGGGGACATGGGGCAAGTCCTCCCAACGGCCACCTGTGGGCAAGAGGAGCCTGGAGTCAGCAGGATGCTGGGGCTGGAAGCACCCTGGGAAGAGGCAGTCTGGGATAGAAGAGGCTGACCTACGAGGGAGCAACTAAACCACACTCAGCAGAGCGCCCCCAACCCTTCTCTTCTAGGGCTCAGGGGATGGAAACATTCAGGACTGCCCGGAAATGAACCTCCCAAGTGAATTCCATCAATGAACCGGAAGGCAGTGCAGGGAGGCCCAGTGCCCCCATTCCAGCGCCCTGCTCTCCCATTTCCCAACTCCCTCATTTTGCTTTCACCCTGACATAGTCAAATGTGGGGCACTGCAAGTAAGAGAAGGGGGAACATGGGCAGACAGGTGTGGGGGGCACTGCGACCCCTCCCCTTCACCATGTTCCCTCTTCCTCACATATGCCTCAAAACCTTCTAcgagttttttgtcttttagagcccgatgtgggactcgatcccaggaccctgggatcatgacctgaaccgaaggcagaggcttaacccactgagccacccaggcgtccctatgaaTCTTTTTAAGAGGATCTCAGTGCACTGAAGGCAGGTGGGGGCGATGGTGGGGGGTAGTAAGTGGTTCAAAGCCACCAgatcagggcacttgggtggctcagtttaagcgtctgtttcagctcaggtcctggagTGGAGTCTGGTGCTCTGTGATCAGAGGGGTCTGCTTGgattctcctccccctgccttgtgctcgctctaaaataaattgtCCTATTTGCAGGCATGCGCCTACCTACGAGGACTGTGTAATAACCCCAAGAGATGGGTCACCCAAAGTTGTGTCAAGAGGGTAAGGGACCTACACAACCCGCAGTTCCCCGTCCTTCCCAAAGGTGTCCTGGGAAGTGCCTGATATAACCAGTGGAGATTGTTTGCAGTGGTAGCCTGTCCACTGCGAAGAGCCAACTCTCTCACAAGTCGTAGGGGTGGACCAGAGTCTGGGTCTACCTAAGGGACGATCCTCACAACTTGCCTTGCCCAAATAAAAACACTTTCTGCCCCAATCACATATTAACACCCACCTGACCTGAAGACCTCAAGCCTCACCATCcatttttaataaacagaaaagagGGGAACACACTTGGAAACCAGATCCAGTCGATTTTTTAAAGTATCGTTCTATCTCTACCACTGCCTGGTCTTCCCAATCTCTCTCTTCCATAGGACCAAACCACTTGCCTCACAACCCAGAGGCTAAGAAGCCCAAGTCCTACACATAGGACTCAGGTCCAGGCTGTCTCGACCAAAATCTCCTTCTCAGCGTGCCACACACACCTCCCAACAGTTTAGGGAACCATGTATCTCACTGGCAACTGGTTTGGCTGGTGGTCAGGTTCTTTCCCACAGAACAGGGGAAGAGAGACACTGGTGCCAGGGTCCAGAATAGTGCCAAAGATCATTACGCGGGAGCTTCCTATGGCCCAAACAGGCCAGAACATTCTCATATGGGGTTAATCACCTTCCTGCCAGAGTCACTCAGAAGGCAAATTCTTTGCTTTCTGGCTCAAAGTCCTAACTCTACCTGCACCACCCCCCCTTGATTTTAATATACCTATGAATTTAAGGACTCTGAATTCCACAAGAGGTAGGTCATGATATTGTCATAGGGACCAGAGCATTTCAAGGAgcccaacaaaaaaaaagtcctgacTAGATTTGAGAACAATTTCTTGTTATGATGAACCAGAAATACAAGATTCCACTGAAAACTGAACAGGTGACAGAATATGGTTGAACTTGTAACTTCAAAGGGAAATAAAGACAGGGCCAAACAAAGCCAATGAATGGAGAAGCCCAGGACTGGTTTGGGATAAACACAAGGACAATAGCATTCTAGCACGCAATCTTTGGACTCCTAGAAGGTACCTGACCATTCTATCCCTTTTTCCGAGACATCTGCCAAACCGAATGGCCATTTCCTCTCTGTTGCAGGTGTAAGCCATCCTAACAGTAGCTTAGGACATGATTCAAAGCCAAGAGCAAAGTTTACAGGCCTCATTTCAGCGTAGGAAGTGCACACACCCAACCCAGCACACTTGTCGTGTGGTGTCAATGTACACAGAAGTGACTTTAATCAAATCAGGTGTTACCATGTATAACCTGTTATGTGGCCCTGTGGCTATGTCAGTGTCCCTAATTTACTACACTGATGTATTAGTGCGGCAGAATTCATTTCTGAGCTGCACGTTTTCTAAACACTTCTAAGAGGCTATTAAAGGTCACATAGAACAGAACCTAGGCCATCAGGAAGGAACACTGATGGGCTCTTTCTGGGACTTTTTTCACGCGGACACAGAGACGAGAAGAGGGTGTTCTAGCCACGAGTCCGCCACATTCGTGTTCAAAGAGAAGTCAGAGCAATGGGGGTAAAAACcccaaacacaacaaaacaaaacccgcGTCAGAGGAAAAAGGGGTTTCATACAACACAGtatcaaaaaagtaaaaggaacacACTAAATGCACAAACTGGTGGCAAGTTAAGTCCATGGCCTATCGTGATAGGTCCTCCCAGCATCGTTCAGGCTTCTTCTCCATCTGTTATCTCAAGGGTATTTACAGATGTGGTGACTTTTGAACAAGAGTCTCTCACAGGAGGGCGGGCAGGTTTCAATCATTAGTTTCTGGATCTGTTTGTGCCATGTAGGCATCCAACTCGGCATCCAGGTGTCCTTTTGTTTTCGACATGTACGCATCCAACTGGTTGTCCAGCTGCTCCTTGGTCAGTACAGGGCGAGTGAGGGCACCTCTCCCTCGTCCACGGCCTCGGCCTCGACCTCCAAAGCCCCCTCTTCCCCGACCTATCATCCCCCGACCTggcccaaggggaaaaaaaggaaacagttacaAGTAGGTTTAATGGGTGTTATGGCAAATGCCCCTCAGAGCAGCGGGGTCTAGCTGAGAAAGACTGaaagggcagggcagagagcaaTCTGGAAAAACAGGAAACACACTGGGTAGAAAGCAACACATGGAAAGCACACATAATGAATCCCTGTTTACATGCTCATCTCTAAATgctatttaaagactttattctgttgacaaagagaaaataactgaCTAAAGAACCTCAacctctccttaaaaaaaaaaaaaaaaatctcaggtttGAGACCCATGTAAgttcataattaaaatacattataggtCACCCCACTAAGTAAGACAGGAAGTACCAAGGGCACAGAGAAACAGGGGTGTGTAGGGCTAGAGAGTTTTTAAAGTAAGCCTTACTAAAGATCTTTCTGGAAAATTAGCTCATCTCTTCTCAAACTTATTAAACCTAATGAGCTGATCCCATGTCGGGAGACTGAGGAGTTATTCTGATATAGGAACAAAGTGAGAAGACGGGCAATGTATTTAGAGTTCCAGCCAATTCTATCTCAGATTCCAGCCATCTTATAATTATGGTTATCTGAGAGGGAGTTTTAATGCACttaagaaaacacaggcagcttTCTGAAAAGCTACTTTGGACTCCCCCAGCCCTGTGATGTGCTCTCAGAAAAGAGGTCAACATAATTTGGAAATGTGCTATTTCATCCTGAAACCCAAACTAGCTTGTTCTTTACTCATTAAGCCAACAATGAgtaatgggaaagaagaaaacaagtccTTGGctattaaatttcctttcttaACAGTTATTATCCTTTGGCAACTTCAAGGTCATAAATTATGGAAGATCTACCACACAATATAAAAGGACCAAAGCAGATATACACAGGGGCTACAGGAACAGATTTTCTTCCCCCGCCTGCATAGGTGTTGCTGAGAGTTTTCCAGTAAGCTCTAAAATCAGAAAAACCCCCACAAGATTTGGATTAATGATAGCAACACCATGAAATTCTTTTCCATCTGGGTCATGAGGTCACAAGACAAGTATCACTAAGCCTCAAAGGTAACATGATCAACAAGGGTCAGTCAGTTAATTGACATGGTATCTTCTTGCTTTctaccttgatttaaaaaaaaaaaaaaaaaaaagggtgcctggatggctcagggtgctgggacagagccccacatcgggctctccgctcagtggggagcctgcgtgtGTCTCTCTCCGccccccctacttgtgttccctctcttgctgtctctgtcaaataaataaaatccttaaaaacaaaaaaaaagttatctctgATTTCCTGTAGGTGCAAACTTTACCTTGACTTTAACTTGGCTTCAAAGTCAATATCCAGCTCAGCTTCATTTCTATACATctccctcttctttatttttagactCAAAATGGGGTTTTGAGATAAGGACGGGGTGTGTGGTGGTGGGGCAGGGACACAGAAAGGTAGAACCTCAAACCTCAAACTGACCATCCTGTCATTGAACAATACGATCTAAATGACAAGAACCTGGAAAAGAACCTGGCTCTGACGTGTACCTGACTGGCTCTTGGACAACCCATGACAGACTTTTCGCACTACCAGCATGTGGATTTAGAAAATAGGCCAGTTTCAAAAAAcgaaacaagacaaacaaacaagcctGCCTATGACTTGAAGCTGTGCAGAAAAGGCGGCTCTGAGTTTTGAAGGGAGAGAAGTAGGGGGAGCTATTCTCTGAAGTTGGTAGCTGACTAACCTCTACCACCGATTCCGCCACGACCCATAGCTCCACGCCCTAGGCCCCCTCTCCCAGGACCTCCACGACCTCGAACACCACCTCTTCTTAAGCCCATTCGGGGAGCTACGGCTCGTCCACCTCGGAGCAGGTTTTGACCTTGGAGAGGAGGCATACAATGTATATGCAGGTAAATCCAAGAGAGACAAAGCAGACTCTAACCAAAGGAAGGCGGTGAAGGTTAAATTAGAGttaattcagttaatttttaGATTGGGTGGGGCAAGCTGTACACGAGTGAGAACAGATCAAACTGCTCTTTATTCTATCAATTCAACAAGTCTGACCACAAACCCATTTTTGAAAGAAGCTGGGAGTTAATTAGTAAGTACACACA
The window above is part of the Mustela erminea isolate mMusErm1 chromosome 17, mMusErm1.Pri, whole genome shotgun sequence genome. Proteins encoded here:
- the LOC116576490 gene encoding ATP synthase subunit f, mitochondrial-like, with the translated sequence MASVVPLKEKKLLDVKLGELPSWILTRDFTPKSIAGAFQRGYYRYYNKYVNVKKGGVAGISMVLAAYVVFNYFRCFKELKQSGSRKYHCRGPSVEAHARHS